The DNA sequence GATGGATCCGTTAATCGATGTTTTGAATCAGCTGATGAATACATTGACACAAAACATGACAGAACACGAAAAACAAGAAGTCAGAGATAATTATCTGCAAAGTACGGTCCATGAACGCAACTTCTTTAACATGGCCTATACAAGCGAAAAATGGGAATTTGGAGGAACAAGAGTATGAATAAACCGAAAATAGCATTAACAATTGCGGGTACAGATCCGACAGGCGGCGCAGGTGTCATGGCAGACTTGAAGTCATTTCATGCATGCGGCGTATACGGAATGGCAGCTATTACAAGTATCGTGGCACAAAATACTAAAGGCGTTCAGCATATTCATAACCTAGACATTACTTGGCTTAAAGAACAACTCGACAGTGTCTTTGATGATGAGTTGCCGCAAGCGATTAAAACAGGAATGATTGCGACTAAAGAAATGATGGAATTAATCCGCAGCTTTTTAGAGCAGCATCCTGACATTCCGTATGTCATTGATCCAGTAATGCTGGCAAAAAGCGGAGATGCTTTAATGGATGATCAAGGCAAACATGCACTCCAAAGCATATTATTGCCGCTGGCAGATGTTGCGACACCGAACTTGCCTGAAGCAGAAGAAATTGTCGGCTTCAAACTAGACAGTGAAGATGCAATTAAAAAAGCCGGAAAAGTCTTTATTGAAGATATCGGATGCAAAGGTGTTGTGATTAAAGGCGGACATATTGAAAATGATGCAATCGCAAAAGATTATCTATTCACTAAAGAAGGATTAGAGGTCTTTGAAAGTGAACGTTATGATACGAAGCATACACATGGTACAGGCTGCACATTCTCTGCAGTTATCGCAGCAGAATTAGCAAAAGGCAAATCTATTTACGATGCTGTGAAAAAAGCGAAAGACTTTATTGCTTTAAGTATTAAATATACACCTGAAATCGGCCAAGGCAGAGGTCCTGTGAACCATTTTGCTTATATGAAGAAAGTAGGTTTAGATGATGAGTAACGTTTTAGATAGAATCAGATCAGAACATCCATTAGTGATTTGTTTTACGAATGATGTCGTTAAGAACTTTACCGCAAATGGTCTGCTAAGCTTAGGAGCGAGTCCTGCTATGAGTGAAGCGCCGCAAGAAGCGAAAGATTTTTATCCGCATGCAGGTGCGGTATTGATTAATATTGGAACACTGACGAAAGATACAGAACATGCTATGTTAGCAGTAGGCAAAATTGCGAATGAAACAAACACACCTTTAGTCTTTGATCCAGTCGCAGTCGGCGCATCACAATATAGAAAAAATTTCTGCAAATATTTCTTGAAAAAGATTCGCCCTACAGTCATTAAAGGCAATGCTTCAGAAATTTTAACTTTAATTGATGATTCGACTACAATGAAAGGGACTGACAGTGACGAAAGTTTAGATGTAGTCAGCATTGCTGAGAAAGCACATGAACAGTACCAAACAGCGATTGTGTTAACAGGCGAAACAGATGTTATTGCACATAACAACAAAGTAATAAAACTCAATAACGGTTCACGCTTTTTAACACAAATTACGGGTGCAGGCTGCTTGTTAGGTGCTGTTGTGGGCGCATTCTTATTCAGAAATGAAAATCCTGACATTTATGATTTGGCAGAAGCGGTTTCTGTATATAATGTTGCGGCAGAACGTGCAGAACAATTGAGCGAAACAAAAGGGCCAGGTACTTTCTTAGTTCAATTTATTGATGCGTTATATCGTATTGATCATGATGCTGTGGTTCAAAACAGCAAAGTACAAGAGGTGCAATAAGATGTTTCAACCTGAAGATTTAAAAGTTTACTTTATTTGCGGGACACAAGATGTGCCTGAAGGCAAAACGATTGAAGAAGTACTTAAAGCAGCTTTAGAAGGCGGTATTACTTTATTCCAATTCAGAGAAAAAGGACCAAATGCGAAAACAGGAAAAGAAAAAACAGCGTTAGCACGCAAGCTTCAAGCATTATGTCA is a window from the Staphylococcus sp. IVB6181 genome containing:
- the thiD gene encoding bifunctional hydroxymethylpyrimidine kinase/phosphomethylpyrimidine kinase, whose translation is MNKPKIALTIAGTDPTGGAGVMADLKSFHACGVYGMAAITSIVAQNTKGVQHIHNLDITWLKEQLDSVFDDELPQAIKTGMIATKEMMELIRSFLEQHPDIPYVIDPVMLAKSGDALMDDQGKHALQSILLPLADVATPNLPEAEEIVGFKLDSEDAIKKAGKVFIEDIGCKGVVIKGGHIENDAIAKDYLFTKEGLEVFESERYDTKHTHGTGCTFSAVIAAELAKGKSIYDAVKKAKDFIALSIKYTPEIGQGRGPVNHFAYMKKVGLDDE
- the thiM gene encoding hydroxyethylthiazole kinase, producing MSNVLDRIRSEHPLVICFTNDVVKNFTANGLLSLGASPAMSEAPQEAKDFYPHAGAVLINIGTLTKDTEHAMLAVGKIANETNTPLVFDPVAVGASQYRKNFCKYFLKKIRPTVIKGNASEILTLIDDSTTMKGTDSDESLDVVSIAEKAHEQYQTAIVLTGETDVIAHNNKVIKLNNGSRFLTQITGAGCLLGAVVGAFLFRNENPDIYDLAEAVSVYNVAAERAEQLSETKGPGTFLVQFIDALYRIDHDAVVQNSKVQEVQ